In Nicotiana tabacum cultivar K326 chromosome 11, ASM71507v2, whole genome shotgun sequence, a single window of DNA contains:
- the LOC107812453 gene encoding beta-glucosidase 42, which produces MEMETNSSEKSRKLMGLEKKKKIEEEWNSIYSSKRKLSRADFPPQFIFGVATSAYQVEGGSKEGGRGPSIWDSFSHTQGKICDGGNGDMAVDQFHRYKEDIELIAKLGFKAYRFSISWSRIYPDGLGIKINRDGIKYYNDIVDALLERGIEPYITLYHWDLPLNIQESCGGWLDEQTVKYFAIYAEACFASFGNRVKKWITINEPLQTAVNGYCTGIHAPGRSESSSTEPFLVAHNQLLAHAEAVSVYRNKFKDEQGGEIGLVVDCEWPEPLSDSLEDKAAATRRLDFQLGWYLDPIFFGDYPETMREKLGDRLPKFSQQDKDLLKRSLDFIGLNHYTSRFVGHAASNFEENGFYKIQDVDIIAEWDGGEVIGEKAASSWLYVVPWGIRKVLNYIAERYGNPPVYITENGMDDEDEDTSPLHEMLDDKLRVSYFKAYLAAIHQAMLDGADVRGYFAWSLLDNFEWSLGYTKRFGLIYVDFKNGLTRHMKSSAYWFMRFLKGGQVKHGKEN; this is translated from the exons ATGGAAATGGAAACAAATTCAAGTGAAAAATCAAGAAAACTAATGGgtttagagaagaagaagaaaatagaggaaGAATGGAACTCCATTTATAGCTCTAAGCGTAAACTCTCTCGTGCTGATTTCCCTCCCCAATTCATATTCGGTGTTGCCACTTCTGCTTACCAG GTTGAAGGTGGAAGTAAAGAGGGAGGAAGGGGTCCGAGCATATGGGATTCATTTTCACATACTCAAG GCAAAATATGTGATGGAGGCAATGGGGATATGGCTGTTGATCAGTTTCATCGCTACAAG GAAGATATTGAGTTGATAGCCAAGTTGGGCTTCAAGGCTTATCGTTTTTCAATATCATGGAGTCGCATCTATCCTG ATGGTTTGGGGATCAAAATCAACCGTGACGGCATAAAATACTACAATGATATTGTTGATGCACTTCTTGAGAGGG GCATTGAGCCTTACATAACGTTGTACCATTGGGATCTTCCTTTGAATATTCAGGAATCTTGTGGCGGCTGGTTAGATGAACAAACTGT AAAATATTTTGCCATCTATGCAGAGGCTTGCTTTGCTAGCTTTGGCAATAGAGTGAAGAAGTGGATTACAATTAATGAACCTCTTCAGACAGCTGTGAATGGATATTGTACTGGTATACATGCCCCCGGAAGAAGTGAAAGTTCTTCTACTGAACCATTCTTGGTAGCACACAATCAGCTGTTGGCACATGCAGAAGCTGTTTCTGTATACAGAAATAAATTTAAG GATGAGCAAGGAGGGGAAATAGGCTTGGTTGTGGATTGTGAATGGCCTGAGCCTTTATCAGATAGTTTGGAAGACAAAGCTGCTGCAACGAGACGCCTTGATTTTCAGCTTGGATG GTACCTGGATCCTATATTCTTTGGAGATTATCCTGAAACCATGCGTGAAAAACTTGGAGATCGGCTTCCAAAATTTTCACAGCAAGACAAGGATTTGCTTAAACGTTCATTGGACTTCATTGGTCTGAACCACTATACTTCAAGATTTGTTGGTCATGCGGCAAGTAATTTTGAAGAGAATGGCTTCTATAAAATACAGGATGTGGATATAATTG CTGAATGGGATGGAGGAGAGGTGATCGGTGAGAAA GCGGCATCTTCGTGGCTTTACGTTGTTCCTTGGGGAATTCGGAAAGTTCTCAATTATATTGCAGAGAGATATGGCAATCCACCAGTCTATATCACTGAGAACG GTAtggatgatgaagatgaagacacatCTCCTCTCCATGAGATGTTGGATGACAAATTGAGAGTTTCTTACTTCAAGGCGTACCTTGCAGCTATTCATCAGGCAATGTT GGACGGTGCTGATGTGAGAGGTTATTTCGCGTGGTCATTGCTGGATAACTTTGAGTGGAGTCTGGGTTATACAAAACGCTTTGGTTTGATATACGTGGACTTCAAGAATGGGCTAACTCGGCATATGAAATCTTCTGCTTACTGGTTCATGAGGTTCTTGAAAGGTGGACAAGTAAAACATGGGAAAGAAAATTAG